The following proteins are encoded in a genomic region of Zea mays cultivar B73 chromosome 9, Zm-B73-REFERENCE-NAM-5.0, whole genome shotgun sequence:
- the LOC118473331 gene encoding NADH dehydrogenase [ubiquinone] iron-sulfur protein 2-like has protein sequence MAQEHAHSSAVERLLNCEVPLRAQYIRVLFCEITRISNHSLASTTHAMDVGASTPFLWAFEEREKLLEFYERVPGARMHASFIRPGGVAQDLPLGLCRDIDSSTQQFASRIDELEEMSTGNRIWKQRLVDIGTVTAQQAKDWGFSGVMLRGPGVCWDSRRAAPYDVHDQSDLDVPVGTRGDRYDRYCIRIEEMRQSVRIIVQCPNRMPSGMIKADDRKLCPPSRSRMKLSMESCAV, from the exons ATGGCCCAAGAACACGCTCATTCTTCAGCCGTAGAGAGACTTTTGAATTGTGAGGTACCATTACGAGCTCAATATATACGAGTGTTATTCTGTGAAATAACTCGAATTTCAAATCATTCACTTGCTTCAACTACTCATGCTATGGATGTGGGAGCATCAACTCCGTTCCTTTGGGCTTTTGAGGAGCGGGAGAAATTGTTGGAATTCTATGAAAGAGTCCCGGGAGCCAGGATGCATGCCAGTTTCATACGACCTGGTGGAGTGGCACAAGATCTGCCTCTTGGCTTATGTCGAGATATTGATTCCTCCACACAACAATTTGCTTCTCGTATCGACGAATTAGAAGAGATGTCAACCGGCAACCGTATCTGGAAACAACGATTAGTGGATATTGGTACTGTCACTGCACAGCAAGCAAAGGATTGGGGATTCAGTGGTGTAATGTTAAGAGGT CCTGGGGTATGCTGGGATTCGCGAAGAGCAGCACCTTACGATGTTCATGACCAATCGGATCTTGACGTACCAGTAGGTACCAGAGGAGATCGCTATGATCGTTACTGTATTCGTATCGAAGAGATGCGACAAAGTGTTCGGATCATTGTGCAATGTCCTAATCGAATGCCTAGTGGCATGATCAAAGCCGATGATCGTAAGCTATGTCCTCCATCACGATCTCGAATGAAACTATCCATGGAATCGTGCGCCGTGTGA
- the LOC118473332 gene encoding putative ATP synthase protein YMF19, whose translation MPQLDKLTYFSQFFWLCLLLFTFYILFYNNNNGILGISRILKLRNQLLSHRGNKIRSKDPNNLEDISRKGFSTGLSYMYSSLSEVSQWTVDYLGKRRKITLISDFGEISGSRGMERQILYLISKSSYNTSSSRITCWKNIMLTHVPHGQGSII comes from the coding sequence ATGCCTCAACTTGATAAATTGACTTATTTCTCACAATTCTTCTGGTTATGCCTTCTCCTCTTTACTTTTTATATTCTcttttataataataataatggaaTACTTGGAATTAGCAGAATTCTCAAACTACGGAACCAACTGCTTTCGCACCGGGGGAACAAGATCCGGAGCAAGGACCctaataatttggaagatatcTCGAGAAAAGGTTTTAGCACCGGTCTCTCATATATGTACTCCAGTTTATCCGAAGTATCCCAATGGACCGTCGACTATTTGGGAAAAAGGAGGAAAATCACTCTGATCTCAGATTTCGGAGAAATAAGTGGCTCACGAGGAATGGAGAGACAGATTCTCTATTTGATCTCGAAGTCCTCATATAACACTTCTTCCAGTCGGATCACTTGTTGGAAAAACATAATGCTCACACATGTTCCACACGGGCAAGGAAGCATAATCTAA